A genomic region of Lytechinus pictus isolate F3 Inbred chromosome 2, Lp3.0, whole genome shotgun sequence contains the following coding sequences:
- the LOC129253764 gene encoding ADP/ATP translocase 1-like, with protein sequence MAINREVVTSFAKDLAAGGIAAAISKTAVAPIERVKLLLQVQHASKQITKEMQYKGIVDCFSRVTKEQGFFSLWRGNLANVIRYFPTQALNFAFKDKYKRLFLDGVDKRKQFMRYFAGNLASGGAAGATSLCFVYPLDFARTRLAADIGKGTAEREFQGLGDCLTKIFKSDGMLGLYRGFGVSVQGIIIYRAAYFGFYDTAKGMLPDHLSRNILISWMVAQTVTTCSGIISYPFDTVRRRMMMQSGRKGGEVMYKSTIDCWKKIAGQEGSGAFFKGAFSNVLRGTGGALVLVLYDELKKILV encoded by the exons ATGGCCATCAATAGAGAAGTCGTCACATCTTTTGCCAAAGATCTTGCAGCCGGTGGCATTGCCGCTGCAATTTCTAAAACAGCCGTAGCCCCTATCGAAAGAGTCAAGCTTCTGTTACAA GTACAACATGCGTCtaaacaaattacaaaagagATGCAGTACAAAGGAATCGTTGACTGTTTTTCCCGTGTAACCAAGGAGCAAGGCTTCTTCTCACTATGGCGTGGTAACTTGGCCAATGTCATCAGATACTTCCCAACACAG GCCCTGAACTTTGCCTTCAAAGACAAATACAAGAGGTTGTTTTTGGATGGAGTCGACAAGAGAAAGCAGTTCATGCGTTACTTTGCTGGTAACTTGGCCTCCGGAGGTGCTGCAGGAGCTACGTCACTTTGCTTTGTGTATCCTCTCGATTTTGCCCGTACACGTCTGGCTGCAGATATCGGCAAGGGCACTGCTGAGAGAGAATTCCAGGGTCTTGGCGACTGCTTGACCAAGATCTTCAAGTCTGATGGCATGCTTGGACTTTACCGTGGATTTGGTGTGTCTGTCCAGGGAATCATCATTTACCGTGCAGCCTACTTTGGCTTCTACGACACAGCCAAGGGCATGTTGCCTGACCACCTCAGCAGGAATATCTTGATCTCTTGGATGGTAGCCCAGACCGTCACTACTTGCTCAGGAATCATCTCTTATCCCTTTGACACTGTCCGTCGACGTATGATGATGCAGTCTGGCCGTAAGGGAGGTGAGGTCATGTACAAGAGCACCATTGACTGCTGGAAGAAAATCGCTGGACAGGAAGGTAGCGGAGCCTTCTTCAAGGGAGCATTCTCCAACGTCTTGCGTGGTACTGGTGGCGCCCTTGTTCTTGTACTTTACGATGAACTAAAAAAGATCCTTGTATAG